Below is a genomic region from Apium graveolens cultivar Ventura unplaced genomic scaffold, ASM990537v1 ctg6656, whole genome shotgun sequence.
aatcacctcttgctctctccctaattgattagaaagtatttctactttcttaacagattcagctagttcattttcaacagatatacaatgtagcttagttttctctaggtcaatcaacttatcttctaacacagcatttctattacttaaaaacagattgttctctttaatcctactattttctttagcaagagatttaagagacacacgcaagtgatacaattcagtagacatgtcattaaaagcatcattgcactcttctttagtaagctgtgttaaatcagtagtgattacctggttgcttgatgaactaacttcattttcctcagaatcaaccatgagagccaagttgacatattccacatcttcatcctcttcttctccatcagctgcccagtctttttcttgagtaatgaaagccttctccttttgcttgagcagatcaaaatatttctttttgtaatctacttggtcaaatttcttcttttcagtagttggctttctgcactcacttgcaaagtgtccacttataccataattgaaacacttgaacttggatttgtccaccatgttcttatgaggtttagtggctctattgtttttcttaaatttcatctttgcaaatcttctggacagaaatgcaagatgctcatcaataccatcagagtcatcttggctggagttgtcttcattctcagcaacttgctccttccccttgcttgattctgatttgcttgtgccatctttggagtttaatgttgatctcacagtttcttgtctgcattctttctcattttcagctaccaaggcaactgaacctcctttttttcttcccttctccaatacctcatcctgttccagctctagttcataagtcttcaagattccatataatctttcaagagtgaagtccttataatcttgagagtttctcaaggagacagtcatgagtttccattcctttggcaaggatcttaaaaatataagatttgaatccttcacctggtacactctaccatacagcttcagtccatttaacagcttttggaatctattgaatgtgtcatttaaagattcattttcttcaaaatgaaaatactcatactgttgaatgagaagctgcattttgttttcttttacttgttctgtaccttcacacagtagctgaactgtgtcccaaacctctttggcagttgtgcaatttatcacattatcaaacatatcattttcaagaccattaaacaaaatgttcatagccttcttatccttgtggacttcttctgtgtcttccattgtccattctgctctaggttttggaatggattgaccaacaacaattatggctgtagcaactgtggctactttgtggggaatgtgaggaccattctcaatgcagtttacataaccttcatcttgggagagtagatgaaggtgcattttcaccttccaatggtgataactgtctttgccaagaactgggatttttactccatatccttcttactcatctttgttagtttccaagaactttaaactctttgtgtgtcaagagcctgctctcataccaattgttattcctagtgaactaacaatgagatttacaaaagggggttgaatgtaaatctcaaaactttttcaagttttgagcagtttcaaaggctgtgtgtttaagataaacaagtgtgtgaattgctttaagctaatacagacagatatatattcaagcacaaaagtacagaacacaacagaccttaaaaacttttctgatggatttgttgttccaccagagatggtatttcagaaaatctgtgattcaagaagttgatcacagctgcatcctagtacaaactagataatttttctcaagatttttctaaacagctctggaaaaattctatactaattactagctgctacttggtttttatataacaccaagtttacaagtgaagataaagataaaaagtacaataataaaataagttctccacttgtttcttctccattttactccagtgcattgttgactattgcctctttatactagagtagaacggctgctttttctgatgttcctgaaataggctaccacatctcagttgtctctgtcaacccatgtgcctctgtttgtaggtacaactaccacttgtcaactgctatttaacagaacatccgttgaagccttcatccgttgatggctttatccgttgatgtgttagcagttgaagctttatccgttgatgcactcatctgttgaaggatgttatccgttgaagctttagagacatccgttgaagctttgtttctcatccgttgaaggtctttaagttatccgttgacaccatttcatttatacaaaattacaaggcatgaaatatttacaattagccttcctatctgcatatcctctagtagtcaacatgacttataatttccctcaacatttaagaattatatctcaaattcagagactgaaatgtgctacaacactagacttatttctaagtaaagctacaccatcaacggatagccaaagtggtcttatccgttgaggctacaaacactagatttctacttaagtattttgttaaacatatcatcaaactaatgcacatatattcctaacaagagGTGGTGCCTCATCGAGGAGTTCGACAAGGAGATCTGATCTCCCCATACTTGTATATCATTTGTGCAGAGGGATTGAGTGGTATGATTAGGAATCATGAAAAGTGTGGATTATTACATGGGTGTAGGATCGCAAATAATGTGCCAAGTATTTCCCATTTACTTTTCGTAGATGACTGCTACTTCTTCCTTAAAGAAACAAAAGCAGAAGCACGAACATTAAGGGGCGTATTACAGAGATATGAAGCACTTTCTGGATAAGTTATAAATTATGATAAATTTGAAATTGTATTTAGTTCTAATACAGATGAAGCGGATAGGGTGGAAGTGTGTGATAATTTATCAGTGAAGCAGGCTCAAAAACCTGGGAAATATCTGGGCATGCCAATGTGTGTTTGGCAGGAATAAAGCAGAGGTTGTTGGCTTCCTTACTAATCGTGTTGAGCAAAGATTGAAGGGCTGGTATAATAAAGAGTTGTCAAGATAAGGGAAAATAATGTTATTATCATCATCAGCTCAAACATTGCCAAGTTTCTGGAtgaatttatttttaattccagTTACCATGTGTGAGGAGATTGAAAGGAAAATGAATGCTTTCTTATGGGGGAATGGGGAAAATAGTAGAGGGGTAAAATGGATGTCCTTGAATAAAGTCTGTGTGCCAAAGAATTGTTGAGGGTTGGGGCTTAGAGAGTTAAGAAAGTTCAATTCATCTATGCTGGCTAAGCAGGGTCGGAGACTGCTTAAGGAAGCTAATCCTCTAGTTTCTGCAGTAATGAAGGCGAAGTACTATCCTAACTCGAGTTTTTAAGTGTTGAAGTAGGTTCTAACCCAAGTTATGTTTGGAGGAGTATCTTGGCATCTATGGAACTGATTAAGGCAGGGGCTCGAAGGAGAATTGGGAGTGGAAGGAATACGTGTAGTTGGGGTGAACCTTGGTTTCCAGACGTGAATAATGGGTATGTAATGACTCCAATGCATGTGCAATTACGAGGTACTAAGGTACATAGTCTAGTGCAGATGAATGAGCGTAGATGTGATCTGGATGTAATTCAGGATATATTTCAAAGTCGAGATACCAGGCTCATTAAGCATATTCCGTTGCCGTTAAATGAGAACACAAATTCATGGTATTGGATACTAGATGAAAAGGGGGAGTTTACAGTCAAGAGTGGCTATCGATGGTTGCAAGGGGAAGTTAATGATGCATAAACATTTCTGGACCAGACTATGGTCATTAAAACTACCATGTAAAGTCATTAATTTCCTATTGGCGAGTTTGTAAGTCATGTCTACCTACAGCGTATGCACTGGTAATGAAGCATGTTAAAATAAGTAATATGTGTTCCTGGTATCATTCGGAACCTGAAACTGATACTCATGTACTATTTTCATGTGACTTTGCGAAAATATTATGGCATATGACAGGAATTAATGTGATGATGCAACACTCATCTCAAGAGTCAGCTGCCAGGGTGATTAAAAGGGTGTTTGACAGTTATTCACGGGAATAATGTGTGCAAATAGGAATGGTAAGTTGGGGGATGTGGAACAGAAGGAACAAATGGGTTTGTGATAGGGAAAATGGGTCTGCTTTTAGTGTCATGGCAGCACCTAATTATTTGTTGAAAGAATGGAGGGAAGCTCGGATAAGGGATGTAGGAGGTCGAAAGGAAGGTGGAGCAAGAAAGTGGGAGAAACCGGCTGAGGGATGGTTTAAAATTAATGTGGATGCAACAGTATTTCAGGATAACATTGGATGTGGTGTGGTTATAAGGGATGCACAGGGTGAGTTCATGGGAGCTATGTGCAAGAAAGTAGAGGGGGCTTGGACACTAAGGGAAGCGGAAGCTATTGCATTAAAAGAAGCGTTATCTTGGATTTTTGAGATGGAATATGAGAAATATGTGTTTGAAACTGATTCGAAAGCAATAGCGCATGCGTGTAAGAAAGCTCCAGGTGAACCATTTTTTGGAACCATAGTGGGTGTTTGCGTCTATTTATTAAAGCACATAAATCAAGTGTTAATTCAGTTTGTGTTTAGATCTGCGAATAGTGTGGCTCGTGAATTAGCTAGAGCtaccactacaagaaaaaaggctAAAAGCCACCGATCAAAAATCGGTTGCTTTTAGCTATAAACGACCGAAATCGATGGATTTTGTTATAAAATCCACCGTTCCCCGTCGGTGACTTTTAACCTGGTCGAAATTGTGTTTAGAGGTGGAATTTATATAAATGCGACTGCATTTTCGGTTGCTTTTATTCCGGGTCAACTTTCCAGCTTTTCCCTTCAATATTTTGGTGAAAATTTGAACCTCCCTCTCTTAATTTTCGTTGAAATTTAAACTTCTCGTTTCCAGACTAAAGACACCAAAGTCGGTGGCTTTTACATGGTCAAATTTTGGGACCAAAAATGGCCAAGAGCTTGCCTAATTCTTACAAACAAAATCAGATTTAATAAAAGGCCTAAACATAAAAAATGGGAAACAAGCTTAAATAAAAAAAGTTAACAGTGCATCAAAGCTTAATTACATTCATTCCCCATAAATCTGTTAAAAACTATCACACAAATACCAAAATATTACATCAAGGTTAAGCTAAATGTTCCATAGTTTGCTTAAAAGCCCAGTACCAAAAGTGACTGACTGAATATTCAACAAAATACTACTCATACAAAGGACAATAAAACATATTCGGGTTAAGGTCCCGCTCGTCGTCCATCTCCAGTAAAAGTCTTGTATGCTCCCCTGGAACCCTTTCTAGCGTACCAGCCCACATAAACAAAATAAAGTTGGAACAATAATGAGTCTTTTATGCTCCAGTAAAATAATGAATTATAATTTGATTAACTGAAGAATTTGGAACAATCAAAAAGTTAAAGAAAGTAAATTGGcatataaaacataaaaaattagaaaaagtAAAGCTAAATCGCCAAATCTTAAATCCTAACTGAGATTTCAAGAGAGAGAAGAAAGATTTTAATCTGATAGTCATACAAGAAGCGAAAATTGATATTCAAATCAGTAGGCTAACCTGTTTAATTCTAACCCGAGAGTACAAAAAGGTGGGAGCATCGATTTTCGCCGGATACACTTGACCCGCCATTGCTTAGCCGAGAGAGAAAGTAAATTATTGGAGCGAGATAATAgcaaaaagatataaaaagaaatgtgAGTTCTTGTATATATGTACCCAGGAATTTTAAATTCGACCAATTATAGTCGTTTTTATAAATTCCACCATAGGCGGTCGCTTTTATAAAATCCACCGAAAACGGTTGCTTTTATAAATTCAACCGCTAGCAGTTGCTTTTATTAAAATGACCGTtgtattattttaatttttttggtaATTACTTTAAAAGCGAGCGGATGGTCACTTTTGTTTTCTAATTTCAGGCTTTATTTTGGCGGCAATTTTCCCACCAAATCTTGAAATCTTAAAATCGACCGCCAGAAAATAGTAGGTCaattttgttaataaaaatcacCGACTAAAAGCCACCGTTAATAAAATCCACCGAATAAAAGCGACCGCTAACAAAATCCACCGGTGTCGGTCGCTTATATGCGCGATTTTTTGTCAAGTGAATTTGACCTTAAAAGCCACCGTTTTTGGTGAAATTTATAGTTGGTCACTTTTGTTTGGTCGTTTTTGCTCTTTTTTCTTGTAATGTACACATTCTATGTTACATAAAGGAGAGTGGTATGTCACTCCTCCTAATTTCCTTTCTCATGTACtgaaatttgatttaatttgaATGCAAGTACGATTTCGACAAAAAAAAGAGAAATAAAAAAGCGAACCTAATAGACACAAAAAACACACATATCGACCAAGAAAAAAAGACTTAAACACCCATAAATTAGTAATTAATTCGAAAGGGTTAGAAACCACAAAAGGGTTCCAAAGCCCTCTTCATTCCTAGCTGACAAATGTTGCTTTTAATAAAAATGATTGTACGTATACGAGAATTGTTTGGCTCTTAGAAATAGAAAACAAATTATTCTAAAGCTGAAAAGAATACATGATTGCAAGCAGTTAACTATCACAAGTAACTGCTGTTTTTTGATACCTCGGTTTTTATTTTCCATATAACTACCAATTACAATAGTATAATATATCCGCATCCAACTTTTCTATAAACCCCTTTTTATGGCACGATGTTTTGCTTTACATGGAGTCATCTGTACCGTACCGTACCTTCTTCAAAAGTTGCAAGACACTGTCATCGTACAACACATTACAATACAAGGAGTTGCACCcttttaattacaaaatttagcaaaataaataaaatttagtTACGCATTTATAAATACGAGCACAATCAATATTGAAGACTATGGCGGAACATAGAGAGGCGAGGGAGTATTTGAGATCCCTTTTGACTTTCAAAAAACagtaaaaataataatttattcaTACTTTATTATATTAGTATCatgcaaaaaaaattataaatattctGAAATTTTTAATTAGGAGGACGACATAAGTCGTAAAAAACTTCTTAATTCAAGTTTTTAACTAGGAGCACGACATAAgttgtaaaaaataaaaaatatatatagaaAGATAATGGAAGCGAAGTTAGTACTTGTACCAACAATCTATTACAGTATATTTATTTCAACTTGAGGGTCGATGATGGTCATCTAAATTAGCCCCACCCCAAGTATCGATCACACAGCCAAACCCTCATCACACCTTCGATGTTCAGGGACCATTCGATATTTCAGGGACCAACTACTTCGGTTAAAGAAAAACCTACAACTTTGAAAAGGAAACAAAGTTACTGCTGTCGTGTCTTAACGTTTGATTTCAATAATTCTTAAGATTTTGAAATGTAATTTCAATATATAAGCTGGTAAAATGATCACCAGTGTGCAGGTTAATTACAAGAGACCTCAGAACACAAATGAGTTTATTAAATTATTATCAGTAAATTAAATTGAGATTTTGACAATTtaaatataaacatatataaCTTGATCGATATTCTAAAGTTAATCGTTGAAGTTTGTTAATTTGAACTTTTTCAATTCAATTTTTTTTGTGATTTATTCGGGAAAATGCAATAATTAGTAAAAGTGATCTTCAGTTCGTCTTACATGTCAAATCTAAAACAAATCATATATtgcaatttttttaaatttttaaacgAACCCGTGACTCTCAACCTATCTCATCCGAGTTATGTGGTGCGGTTTTAGTTAATTCAGTTTAGCGGATTAATTGATTTCTGACCAAGGTTATAATGATTATCATAAATTATTTATATTActagaaaataaaattaaattcttTTCACCTGAATGCATTAATAGCCTGCATATTATGATATACTACCGTAAATCCCGTGTGATGCGGTTCCCATtactatttttttttaattatttcgtcatattataaatttaaaattatttaaatatatatataataaaaataaatttataaaaaaataataggataacatgtgatcgtagtttagtagtataaatatatcatatctagtagtttaacaatttagtagtttagcagatatataacactatttttttaatttttttaataatattataaGTTGTGATTGTAATTTACTTGTAGGATAAATAGACTATATGGGTAGTAATTTAATAATCTAGTAGTATAGCGGATATATTTTAAAGAGAGGATAACTATGAttttggtcacaggttcgaattctacgaaggagaatttatgattatgtcttcTTAGTCGGTGCATGTCGCCTAAATGTGGTTTaacttggttcacgtgatttgcagacTATTGCGTGAGCTCGTAGGGTTTACACAGTGCGCACTCAAAGGGTAGCGGCCgcgggttatctacgataaaaaatTAGGAAATAACTGTTGAACCAAATTATagcccattctgattattatagtatagtataaatTAATCAACTAATAACAAACTTGCAATATCTTAATAACAAGTGCATACAAATAACTAGAAAGGGAGTAATATATATAACTACTAATCTAATATTTATTTACTGTATATATGCGATTCAGTTTGAGAGTGGATTAGTTTAAGATAAAATAGGTAtcaaattataaattttaatttattcaatTAGGTGAATATGAATCACGAATCTCGTTTTAATTTCGATTTAAATCGAATTAAAAACTGATTAATTTTTACTGTTTTTGCATTTCAAACCCGACCATGATCACCTTATATGTTTATCATGTGTGAAAACCAACCTACAAGTTTCATATAACTATGGTATTAACTGAAGAAACAATAACATAACATTTAGTAGAGCGGTCTTTCTAATGTGTGCTCACAATAAACACTAAATTTTATGAGTTTGGTACATTTTTATTGGTGAAAAAGTGACCGTTTATAATGATAATGTACTCATTTTATGATTACCAATAAAGCAAGCAAGCAAGCAGTCATTTCCAGAGGAAACCTACAAGGTGAATCTATCAACCCCACGGACAGTATCCAAATCttgcacttttctccatattCTTTCAGAAGTTATTCCTTGCTAATTTTGAATTTACCCTACTCACCCCCCACCCTCTTACGTTACATCAAAATTCAAAACTTAACCCGTCGTATTTGAAGGTGATGTATACCTCCAACATTTGTAATTTTTAATGTGAGACCAAAAAAATTGGAAATCTAAACTTCACCTGCACATTCTCCCTAATTCCTTTTAAATATgtattaatcaataaattaaatatagTATATGAACATAATCTTGTATTATTAATGCAATTGTATCATATAAGAAACTCCGGAAGAAGGAAGGTCTGGCAGGCATTGAGATATGCATGCAGGAAAAGATACATCTGGTAGTATTAAATGACAGAAGGGGAG
It encodes:
- the LOC141703447 gene encoding uncharacterized protein LOC141703447, which produces MELIKAGARRRIGSGRNTCSWGEPWFPDVNNGYVMTPMHVQLRGTKVHSLVQMNERRCDLDVIQDIFQSRDTRLIKHIPLPLNENTNSWYWILDEKGEFTVKSGYRWLQGEVNDA
- the LOC141703448 gene encoding uncharacterized protein LOC141703448 encodes the protein MVSWGMWNRRNKWVCDRENGSAFSVMAAPNYLLKEWREARIRDVGGRKEGGARKWEKPAEGWFKINVDATVFQDNIGCGVVIRDAQGEFMGAMCKKVEGAWTLREAEAIALKEALSWIFEMEYEKYVFETDSKAIAHACKKAPGEPFFGTIVGVCVYLLKHINQVLIQFVFRSANSVARELARATTTRKKAKSHRSKIGCF